One segment of Salvelinus fontinalis isolate EN_2023a chromosome 12, ASM2944872v1, whole genome shotgun sequence DNA contains the following:
- the LOC129866588 gene encoding protein Wnt-2-like — MNLLPSGKCFYLSVVICWLTSRVDGSLWYMGTLGSQVMCDNIPGLVNKQRQLCRQHPNIMQAIGAGIKDWIGECQHQFQNHRWNCNTIERDHNVFGRLLLRSSREAAFVYAISSAGVVHTLTRACSQGELQSCSCDPTKKGSSRDAKGAFDWGGCSDHVEHAMRFSQAFVDAKERKERDARALMNLHNNRAGRKAVKRLMSLECKCHGVSGSCSVRTCWLALADFRRTGDHLRRRYNGAVQVAMNQYGTGFTTAQRHLKRPSKNDLVYFEDSPDYCIRDQESGSVGTGGRVCNRTSRGVDSCEVMCCGRGYDTSHMSRNTKCECKFHWCCAVHCRDCKLEVDVHTCKAQT; from the exons ATGAACTTATTGCCAAgtggaaaatgtttttatttatctgtAGTAATCTGCTGGCTAACGTCAAGGGTCGACGGATCTTTATG GTACATGGGAACCCTTGGGTCGCAAGTGATGTGCGACAACATCCCAGGGTTAGTCAACAAACAGCGGCAGCTGTGCCGCCAGCATCCCAACATTATGCAGGCGATCGGAGCCGGGATTAAAGACTGGATCGGGGAGTGCCAACATCAGTTTCAGAACCACCGCTGGAACTGCAATACCATAGAGCGAGACCACAATGTGTTCGGACGCCTACTGCTGCGTA GCAGTCGTGAAGCAGCCTTTGTGTACGCTATCTCCTCGGCCGGGGTGGTCCACACCCTGACCCGAGCCTGCAGCCAGGGAGAGCTGCAGTCGTGCTCCTGCGACCCCACCAAGAAGGGCTCGTCCCGGGACGCCAAGGGGGCGTTCGACTGGGGCGGCTGCAGCGACCACGTGGAGCACGCCATGAGGTTCAGCCAGGCCTTTGTAGATGCCAAAGAGCGGAAGGAGAGAGATGCCAGGGCTCTGATGAACCTTCATAACAACCGCGCCGGGAGGAAG gCAGTGAAGCGATTAATGTCTCTGGAGTGTAAGTGTCACGGCGTGAGCGGCTCCTGCAGTGTCCGGACCTGCTGGCTGGCCCTGGCCGACTTCCGCCGCACGGGCGACCATCTGCGGCGGCGCTACAACGGGGCGGTGCAGGTGGCCATGAACCAGTATGGCACGGGCTTCACCACCGCGCAGCGACATCTTAAACGGCCCAGCAAGAACGACCTGGTCTACTTCGAGGACTCGCCAGACTACTGCATACGAGACCAAGAGTCTG GTTCGGTGGGGACGGGCGGGCGGGTATGCAACCGGACATCTCGTGGCGTGGACAGCTGCGAGGTGATGTGCTGTGGCCGGGGCTACGACACATCGCACATGAGCCGCAACACCAAGTGTGAGTGCAAGTTCCACTGGTGCTGCGCTGTACACTGCCGGGACTGCAAGCTAGAGGTGGATGTGCATACCTGCAAGGCCCAGACGTGA